The genomic region TGTGCGGAGCAAAAGCACAAGTCTCACATAAGAGTGTAAATATGCAATCCCAAAAGCGCACCACATAACACAAAAGGCGTGATGAGCAAAGAGACAAATACATATTGCAAAAAGCTAATAGAGATTCCATATCGCTTCAAACTTGCAAGCCATAGCAATGTCGCTAGAGAGCCTATGGGAGTGAGCTTTGCACCGATATTGCAACCTAGTAAATGCGCAAAAATTAGCTCTCTGGCAGAATCTAAAAGTGCCAAATCTCCAAGCATTACCATTGGCAGATTATTAATTACACTTGCTCCAAGACTTGAAGCAATACCTACGCTAAAGATTCCAAAAAATGGTGAAAATGTATCAAAATGCCTTAAGCCATTTTGCAAAAACTCCACTAAGCCTATATTTTTTAGCCCAAAAACCACAACAAACAACCCCAAGCTAAAGACAACAATACTCAAAGGAGCTTCTTTTAGAATGGCAGAAAATTTAAGCTTTTGCGTTGAGATTCCACAAATTACGCTTAAACTTGCTACCACAAGCGTAAAAACGCTAAGTGGGATTCCAAACTCTTCCCCGCTAATAACACCAACAAGCAACACCACTATCAAACTTGCACAAAAAAACGTGATACTAGGCTTTGGTAAGTGGCTAGTGTTGAGATTAAACTCCAAAGTTTTTGGGAGTTTGCGCATAAATAGAATCCAAAATAGCACAATGCAAGCTAGAATGCTAAAGAGTTGTGGAAGTGCCATAAAAAGCATAAAATCTACAAATTTAATCCCAAAAAAATCTGCGGTGATGATGTTTGTAAGATTTGAAAAAGTAAATACATTCGAAGCAAAATCACTCATAAATCCTATAAATAGCAAAAAAATAATCAATGGATTGCGTGAGAATTTCACATTTTTAAGATGTGCTAAAAGCGCGATAACAAGTGGCGTTAGGATTAAAATCGCGCCATCGTTTGCAAAAAAAGTTGCTAAAAGACTTGCAAGTAAGCCCATAAGCAAATAGAATTTCCACATTTGCAAACTCTGTTTATGTGTAGAGAGTTTTAACATAAAATGCGCTAAGACTTCAAAAAAGCCAAGTTTCTCAAGTGCGAGTGCAAAAATGATAAGCCCAATGAGTGCTAAAGAGCTATTCCAAACCATTCCCCACACAAAGAAAACATCACTTAAGCTCACACTTCCTAAAGCTAGACTAAAAAGCGCGCCAAGTGTGCTAGTAAGCCAAATTGGCATACCAAATGGGCGTGTAAAAATCCCAAGCATTACAAGAGAAAATATTACAAATGCCATAAACCTTCCTACGATAATCTAACTTAAGACGATCATTATAATGAAGCAAACTTAAATAAAATCTTTGAAAATTTAAAGTTAAAGGCTAAAATGCGCGCTTCTTAAAATCCCCAAAAATTTTAAGCTCTACAAGGTAACAAAATGGATAGTAAAGGTAGCAAAATGGACGAGCATTTTGATGTGATTGTCGTAGGTGGTGGGCACGCAGGGCTTGAAGCTGCGTGCGCGGCTGCGAAAATGGGCGCAAAAACGCATCTTTTCACAATTTTACTTCAAAATCTCGCGCTTGCAAGCTGCAATCCAGCCGTTGGCGGACTTGGCAAAGGACATTTAGTGAAAGAAATTGACGCACTTGGCGGTGTGATGGGGCAAATCACAGATGAATGCGGTTTGCAATTTCGCACGCTCAATGCTTCAAAAGGTCCTGCTGTGCGTGGCACAAGAGCGCAAATTGATATGGATATTTACCCCATTATCGCAAAAAAAATCGCACTTAACACCCCAAACCTTAGTCTTTCTCAAGAGCTCATCACGGATTTAATCACAACCACAGATGAGAATCCACGCCCAAAAGTCATAGGTGTCAAAAGCAATCTCGGCAAGAGCTACTACGCAAAATGCGTGATTCTCACTACCGGCACATTTTTGCGAGGGCTTATTCACATTGGTGAAAAACAGCTTAAAAACGGACGTTTTGGGGAATTAAGCGCGGAAGATTTAGCGCATTCTTTCCACGCGCTTGGACTTGAAGTAGGCAGGTTAAAAACCGGCACATGTGCTAGGATTGATGGACGCAGTATTGATTTTAGCGATTTAGAAGCCCACCACGGAGACAGCAACCCACCACATTTTAGCGCACGCACAAAGGATTTTAACCCCAAGCAGATTCCGTGTTTTGTGACTTATACTAATGAAAAAACGCATAAAATTATCCGTGCAAATTTCCACCGCGCGCCACTTTTTACAGGACAGATTCAAGGTGTGGGACCGCGCTATTGTCCAAGCATTGAAGATAAAGTCAATCGCTTTGCGGATAAAACGCGCCATCAGCTTTTCTTAGAGCCACAAACGCGCGATTGTGTGGAATACTACATTAATGGGCTTTCAACCTCGCTCCCAACGGAAGTGCAAGAGGAGATGATACACAGCATTAAGGGCTTGGAAAACGCGCGCATTACGCGCTATGGCTATGCCATAGAGTATGATTTCGTGCAACCCACGCAGTTATGGCACACGCTAGAGTGCAAAAAATGTGAGAATCTTTTCCTCGCAGGGCAAATCAATGGCACAACAGGATATGAAGAAGCCGCCGCACTTGGGCTTATGGCAGGGATTAACGCGGTAAAAAAACTCCAAAACAGAGCGCCTTTAATCTTGCGCCGCAATGAG from Helicobacter himalayensis harbors:
- the mnmG gene encoding tRNA uridine-5-carboxymethylaminomethyl(34) synthesis enzyme MnmG, which translates into the protein MDEHFDVIVVGGGHAGLEAACAAAKMGAKTHLFTILLQNLALASCNPAVGGLGKGHLVKEIDALGGVMGQITDECGLQFRTLNASKGPAVRGTRAQIDMDIYPIIAKKIALNTPNLSLSQELITDLITTTDENPRPKVIGVKSNLGKSYYAKCVILTTGTFLRGLIHIGEKQLKNGRFGELSAEDLAHSFHALGLEVGRLKTGTCARIDGRSIDFSDLEAHHGDSNPPHFSARTKDFNPKQIPCFVTYTNEKTHKIIRANFHRAPLFTGQIQGVGPRYCPSIEDKVNRFADKTRHQLFLEPQTRDCVEYYINGLSTSLPTEVQEEMIHSIKGLENARITRYGYAIEYDFVQPTQLWHTLECKKCENLFLAGQINGTTGYEEAAALGLMAGINAVKKLQNRAPLILRRNEGYIGVMIDDLVTKGTNEPYRVFTSRAEYRLLLREDNAYLRLGGYGYECALVSEAEFEAINKDKKDIARVLEFLAQTSITPNKPNKELLESLHLKAINDKTTLLQTLSINEFSNDALCALCKAFGLELDSLSERALEQVRIESKYASYISKQADSLQNMEQMLSVEIPQDFSFDGIPGLSLEVIEKLKKFNPKSLFEASRISGITPASLDVLHLYIHLRQKRAQAMQAQI
- a CDS encoding ArsB/NhaD family transporter, with protein sequence MAFVIFSLVMLGIFTRPFGMPIWLTSTLGALFSLALGSVSLSDVFFVWGMVWNSSLALIGLIIFALALEKLGFFEVLAHFMLKLSTHKQSLQMWKFYLLMGLLASLLATFFANDGAILILTPLVIALLAHLKNVKFSRNPLIIFLLFIGFMSDFASNVFTFSNLTNIITADFFGIKFVDFMLFMALPQLFSILACIVLFWILFMRKLPKTLEFNLNTSHLPKPSITFFCASLIVVLLVGVISGEEFGIPLSVFTLVVASLSVICGISTQKLKFSAILKEAPLSIVVFSLGLFVVVFGLKNIGLVEFLQNGLRHFDTFSPFFGIFSVGIASSLGASVINNLPMVMLGDLALLDSARELIFAHLLGCNIGAKLTPIGSLATLLWLASLKRYGISISFLQYVFVSLLITPFVLCGALLGLHIYTLM